The DNA segment GCGTGCTGTTGCAGTCGTCGCGGCTGGCACCGCTGCCGGGAGACGTGACCCGGCTGGCCGCGACCAATCCCGTTTTCCTGCTGTGGGGCGTCAGAACCCCCGTTCCCGATGAAGGAGTTGCTCAGTGATCGGCCTCATTTCCGCCACCGCGGCGGGGGCGGTGGCACGCGACCGGCTGGCCGCGGCGTGGCCCGACCGCACCCGGGTGTACGACGGCCCCGTCGGGGAGGCCGTGCGGGTCGCCTTCGCGGAGTGCGAACAACTGGTGTGCTTCCTGGCGACGGGCGCGGTCGTACGGCTGCTCGCACCACTGCTCGGCGACAAGGCGGCCGACCCGGGCGTGGTGTGCGTGGACGAGACGGGCCGGTTCGCGGTGTCGCTGCTCGGCGGCCACGGTGGCGGTGCCAACGAACTCGCCCGCGAGGTGGGCGCGTCGCTCGGCGCCGAGCCGGTGGTGACGACCGCGACGGACTCCGCCGGCCTGCCGGGTCTCGACACCCTCGGGTTCCCCTTCGAGGGGTCACTCGCCGCGGTGTCGCGGGCCCTGCTGGACGGCGAACCGGTCACCCTGGAGGCCGAGTTGGCGTGGCCGCTGCCCGCGCTGCCGACCTCGGCGCAGGGGTCGTACACCATCCGGCTCACCGACCGGGCGGTCGAACCGGGCGAGCGTGAGGTGCTGTTGCGGCCGCCGTCCCTCGTCGTCGGCGTGGGCGCCTCCAGGGGTGCCCCGGCCGAGGAGGTGCTCGGGCTGATCCAGGATGCGCTCCGGGAGGCGGGTCTGTCGGCGGCGTCGGTGGCCGAACTCGCCACCGTGGACGCCAAGTCGGAGGAGCCGGGCATCGTGGCGGCCGCCGAGCGGCTGGGGGTGCCCCTGGTGACCTACCCGGCCGGGCGGTTGGCGGCCGTCGAGGTGCCGAACCCCTCCGACGCGCCCCTCGCCGCTGTCGGCACCCCGTCGGTGGCCGAGGCGGCGGCGCTGGCGCGCGGCGGTGAACTCCTCGTGCCCAAGCGGAAGTCCGAGCGTGCCGACGGGCAGCCGGCCATGGCGACCTGTGCCGTCGTACGGCGTCCGGGGCGCGGGCGGCTCGCGGTGGTGGGGCTCGGACCCGGCGCCCGGGACCTGCTCACGCCGCGCGCGGCCGACGAACTGCGGCGCGCCTCTGTGCTGGTGGGGCTCGACCAGTACGTCGACCAGATCCGCGATCTGCTGCGGCCGGGCACCCGGGTGCTGGAGTCGGGGCTCGGGGCCGAGGAGGAACGCGCCCGTACGGCGGTCTCAATGGCCCGCGAGGGGCACGCGGTGGCGCTGATCGGCAGCGGGGACGCGGGGGTGTACGCGATGGCGTCGCCCGCGCTCGCCGAGGCCGCCGACGACATCGACGTGGTCGGCGTGCCGGGCGTGACGGCGGCGCTGGCCGCCGGGGCGATCCTGGGCGCGCCGCTGGGCCACGACCACGTGTCGATCAGCCTGTCCGACCTGCACACGCCGTGGGAGGTCATCGAGCGGCGGGTACGGGCGGCGGCCGAGGCCGACATCGTCGTCACCTTCTACAACCCGCGTTCCCGGGGCCGGGACTGGCAGTTGCCGAAGGCGCTCGCGATCCTCGCGGAGCACCGGGAACCGGCGACGCCGGTCGGGGTCGTCCGCAACGCCTCGCGGCCGGACGAGTCGAGCCGGCTGACCACGCTGGCCGCGCTGGACCCGGCGACGGTCGACATGATGACGGTGGTCACCGTGGGCAACACCGCGACCCGGAACATCGCCGGGCGGATGGTGACCCCGCGCGGCTACCGCTGGCAGGAGAGCACGCGGGAGGACGCCCGATGAACGCTGCGAACGCCGCGAACGCCGTGACCGCCGTGAATGCCGTGACCGCCGTGAACCCCGCCGACCGTGTGGTCCACCCGATCGAGCAGGAGTCCTTCCGGCGGCTGCGCGCCCGTCTGGACACCTCGCACCTCGCGCCGCTGACCCGGGCCGTGGTGGAGCGGGTCATCCACTCCGCGGCCGACCTGGAGTACGCGGACGACCTCGTCCTGGCCGAGGGCGACCTGGTGAAGGCGCATGCCGCGCTGCACGCCGGGGCGCCCGTGGTCGTGGACGTGGAGATGGTCGCGGCCGGCATCACCCGCCGGGAGACCGTCTGCCGGCTGAAGGACGCCAAGTCCGGCCCTGGACTGACTCGTTCGGCCCATGCGGTCC comes from the Streptomyces sp. NBC_00820 genome and includes:
- a CDS encoding precorrin-8X methylmutase; translation: MNAANAANAVTAVNAVTAVNPADRVVHPIEQESFRRLRARLDTSHLAPLTRAVVERVIHSAADLEYADDLVLAEGDLVKAHAALHAGAPVVVDVEMVAAGITRRETVCRLKDAKSGPGLTRSAHAVRLAYEEVGPGALWVIGCAPTALEELLTLDAAPALVIGLPVGFVGAAESKEALRASGLPAVSNVSEKGGSAVAAAALNALLYHPITPEETP
- the cobJ gene encoding precorrin-3B C(17)-methyltransferase, yielding MIGLISATAAGAVARDRLAAAWPDRTRVYDGPVGEAVRVAFAECEQLVCFLATGAVVRLLAPLLGDKAADPGVVCVDETGRFAVSLLGGHGGGANELAREVGASLGAEPVVTTATDSAGLPGLDTLGFPFEGSLAAVSRALLDGEPVTLEAELAWPLPALPTSAQGSYTIRLTDRAVEPGEREVLLRPPSLVVGVGASRGAPAEEVLGLIQDALREAGLSAASVAELATVDAKSEEPGIVAAAERLGVPLVTYPAGRLAAVEVPNPSDAPLAAVGTPSVAEAAALARGGELLVPKRKSERADGQPAMATCAVVRRPGRGRLAVVGLGPGARDLLTPRAADELRRASVLVGLDQYVDQIRDLLRPGTRVLESGLGAEEERARTAVSMAREGHAVALIGSGDAGVYAMASPALAEAADDIDVVGVPGVTAALAAGAILGAPLGHDHVSISLSDLHTPWEVIERRVRAAAEADIVVTFYNPRSRGRDWQLPKALAILAEHREPATPVGVVRNASRPDESSRLTTLAALDPATVDMMTVVTVGNTATRNIAGRMVTPRGYRWQESTREDAR